In one window of Streptomyces roseofulvus DNA:
- a CDS encoding rod shape-determining protein, whose product MSFIGRDMAVDLGTANTLVYVRGRGIVLNEPSVVAINTNTGGILAVGAEAKKMIGRTPGNIVAVRPLKDGVIADFEITERMLRYFILKIHKRRYLARPRVVVCVPSGITGVERRAVIEASTQAGARQVHIIEEPMAAAIGSGLPVHEATGNMVVDIGGGTTEVAVISLGGIVTAQSIRVAGDELDNAIIQHIKKEYSLLLGERTAEQIKITIGSAYDLEQDEHTEIRGRDLVSGLPKTVVISAAEVRKAIEEPVNAIVDAVKTTLDKCPPELSGDVMDRGIVLTGGGALLRGLDERLRRETGMPIHIAEDPLDSVALGSGKCVEEFEALQQVLDAQPRR is encoded by the coding sequence ATGTCGTTCATCGGCCGTGACATGGCTGTCGACCTCGGGACCGCCAACACGCTGGTGTACGTCAGGGGTCGAGGCATCGTCCTCAACGAGCCGTCCGTCGTCGCGATCAACACCAACACCGGCGGGATCCTCGCGGTGGGTGCCGAGGCGAAGAAGATGATCGGCAGGACCCCCGGCAACATCGTCGCCGTCCGCCCGCTGAAGGACGGCGTCATCGCCGACTTCGAGATCACCGAGCGGATGCTCCGCTACTTCATCCTCAAGATTCACAAGCGGCGCTACCTGGCGCGCCCCCGGGTCGTGGTCTGCGTGCCCTCCGGCATCACCGGAGTCGAGCGCCGCGCCGTCATCGAGGCGTCCACCCAGGCCGGCGCCCGCCAGGTGCACATCATCGAGGAGCCCATGGCCGCCGCCATCGGCTCCGGCCTCCCCGTCCACGAGGCCACCGGCAACATGGTCGTCGACATCGGCGGCGGCACCACCGAGGTCGCGGTGATCTCCCTCGGAGGAATCGTCACGGCACAGTCCATCCGGGTGGCCGGCGACGAGCTGGACAACGCGATCATCCAGCACATCAAGAAGGAGTACTCGCTCCTCCTCGGTGAGCGCACCGCCGAACAGATCAAGATCACCATCGGTTCGGCCTACGACCTGGAGCAGGACGAGCACACCGAGATCCGCGGCCGCGACCTCGTCTCCGGTCTGCCCAAGACCGTCGTCATCTCGGCCGCCGAGGTCCGCAAGGCGATCGAGGAGCCGGTCAACGCGATCGTCGACGCCGTGAAGACCACCCTCGACAAGTGCCCGCCGGAGCTCTCCGGTGACGTGATGGACCGCGGCATCGTTCTCACGGGTGGCGGCGCCCTGCTGCGCGGCCTCGACGAACGGCTGCGCCGCGAGACCGGCATGCCGATCCACATCGCCGAGGACCCGCTCGACTCCGTCGCCCTCGGCTCCGGCAAGTGCGTCGAGGAGTTCGAGGCGCTCCAGCAGGTCCTGGACGCCCAGCCGCGCCGCTGA
- the ndk gene encoding nucleoside-diphosphate kinase, which translates to MSQRTLVLLKPDAVRRGLVGEIIGRIERKAGWTLAALELRELDQETLEQHYGEHKGKPFYEPLMGFMSSGPVVALVVEGERVIEGVRQLAGPTDPIAAAPGSIRGDYGTIVRENLIHASDSEESAARELKIFFPGLA; encoded by the coding sequence GTGAGCCAGCGCACGCTCGTCCTGCTCAAGCCCGACGCGGTCCGCCGCGGCCTCGTCGGCGAGATCATCGGCCGCATCGAGCGCAAGGCCGGCTGGACCCTCGCGGCCCTGGAGCTGCGCGAGCTGGACCAGGAGACGCTGGAGCAGCACTACGGCGAGCACAAGGGCAAGCCCTTCTACGAGCCGCTGATGGGCTTCATGTCCTCCGGTCCGGTCGTCGCGCTCGTCGTCGAGGGCGAGCGGGTCATCGAGGGCGTCCGCCAGCTGGCCGGCCCGACCGACCCGATCGCCGCCGCTCCGGGCTCCATCCGCGGCGACTACGGCACCATCGTCCGCGAGAACCTCATCCACGCCTCGGACTCGGAGGAGTCCGCCGCGCGCGAGCTGAAGATCTTCTTCCCCGGTCTCGCGTGA
- a CDS encoding DUF4233 domain-containing protein, with product MRTLCSSTLIGEFFVIGFAGLVAMKDDSLTTSTVWWVCGVAMVLSVLLCGMITRPGGVQLGWALQIGLILSGFFVPVMFFLGAVFAVLWWCSVHYGRKVDEIKARWAASNGAAQGSAGPDAA from the coding sequence ATGCGCACGCTCTGTTCCTCCACCCTCATCGGCGAGTTCTTCGTCATCGGCTTCGCCGGTCTCGTCGCCATGAAGGACGACTCGCTCACCACCTCCACCGTGTGGTGGGTGTGCGGCGTCGCGATGGTCCTGTCCGTGCTGCTCTGCGGGATGATCACCCGTCCCGGTGGTGTCCAGCTCGGCTGGGCCCTCCAGATCGGGCTGATCCTCAGCGGCTTCTTCGTCCCCGTCATGTTCTTCCTCGGGGCCGTCTTCGCCGTGCTGTGGTGGTGCTCGGTGCACTACGGGCGCAAGGTGGACGAGATCAAGGCCCGCTGGGCCGCCTCGAACGGCGCGGCCCAGGGCTCCGCAGGGCCTGACGCTGCGTGA
- the folC gene encoding bifunctional tetrahydrofolate synthase/dihydrofolate synthase encodes MVLSVGLRRLGSVSDPSDQSDHADGFDDIIDEATDRDPDLAVIEAGSRTLRALAGPPQGDPVPSRPEDPELDKALRDVETELSTRWGETKLEPSVKRIAALMDVLGEPQRAYPSIHITGTNGKTSTARMVESLLSAFELRTGRYTSPHVQTITERISLDGAPISAERFIETYQDVKPYVELVDAREEYRLSFFEVLTGMAYAAFADAPVDVAIVEVGMGGTWDATNVIDGSVAVVTPIDLDHTDRLGETTGEIAGEKSGIIKQGATVILAQQPVDAAQVLLKKAVDVDATVAREGMEFGVVSREVAVGGQLLTLRGLGGEYEEVFLPLYGAHQAHNAAVALAAVEAFFGIGAEHARTLDIETVRRAFAQTSSPGRLEVVRSSPTVVLDAAHNPHGARATAEAVSESFGFSRLIGVVSTSGDKDARGLLEAFEPIFAEIVVTQNSTPRATDVDALAAVAVEVFGEDRVVVEPRLPDALEAAITLAEEEAEYGGAGVLVTGSIFTVGDARLLLKRG; translated from the coding sequence ATGGTCCTGTCGGTGGGTCTCCGTAGACTTGGGTCCGTGAGTGACCCGAGCGACCAGAGCGACCACGCCGACGGCTTCGACGACATCATCGACGAAGCGACGGACCGAGACCCCGACCTGGCGGTGATCGAGGCCGGCAGCCGCACCCTGCGCGCCCTGGCCGGACCGCCGCAGGGCGACCCCGTGCCCAGCCGCCCCGAGGACCCGGAGCTGGACAAGGCGCTGCGCGACGTCGAGACCGAGCTCTCGACCCGCTGGGGCGAGACCAAGCTGGAGCCGTCCGTCAAGCGGATCGCGGCGCTCATGGACGTGCTGGGCGAGCCGCAGCGCGCGTACCCCTCGATCCACATCACGGGCACCAACGGCAAGACGTCGACCGCCCGCATGGTCGAGTCCCTGCTCAGCGCCTTCGAGCTGCGCACCGGCCGCTACACCTCGCCGCACGTGCAGACCATCACCGAGCGGATCAGCCTGGACGGCGCCCCGATCTCCGCCGAGCGGTTCATCGAGACGTACCAGGACGTCAAGCCGTACGTGGAGCTGGTCGACGCCCGGGAGGAGTACCGCCTCTCCTTCTTCGAGGTCCTCACCGGAATGGCCTACGCGGCCTTCGCGGACGCCCCGGTGGACGTGGCGATCGTCGAGGTCGGCATGGGCGGCACCTGGGACGCGACCAACGTGATCGACGGCTCCGTCGCCGTCGTCACCCCGATCGACCTGGACCACACCGACCGGCTCGGCGAGACCACCGGCGAGATCGCCGGCGAGAAGTCCGGGATCATCAAGCAGGGCGCGACCGTCATCCTGGCCCAGCAGCCGGTGGACGCCGCCCAGGTGCTCCTGAAGAAGGCCGTCGACGTCGACGCGACCGTGGCCCGCGAGGGCATGGAGTTCGGCGTGGTCTCCCGCGAGGTGGCCGTCGGCGGCCAGCTGCTGACCCTGCGCGGCCTCGGCGGCGAGTACGAAGAGGTCTTCCTGCCGCTGTACGGCGCCCACCAGGCGCACAACGCGGCCGTGGCGCTCGCCGCCGTCGAGGCGTTCTTCGGCATCGGCGCGGAGCACGCCCGCACCCTCGACATCGAGACCGTCCGGCGGGCCTTCGCCCAGACCTCCTCGCCCGGCCGCCTCGAAGTCGTCCGCTCCTCCCCGACGGTCGTCCTCGACGCCGCGCACAACCCGCACGGGGCCCGCGCCACCGCCGAGGCCGTCTCGGAGTCCTTCGGGTTCTCCCGGCTCATCGGCGTCGTCTCCACCAGCGGCGACAAGGACGCCCGGGGGCTCCTGGAGGCGTTCGAGCCGATCTTCGCCGAGATCGTCGTCACCCAGAACTCCACCCCCCGCGCCACCGACGTCGACGCGCTCGCCGCGGTCGCCGTCGAGGTCTTCGGCGAGGACCGGGTCGTCGTGGAGCCCCGGCTGCCCGACGCCCTGGAGGCGGCGATCACGCTCGCCGAGGAGGAGGCCGAGTACGGCGGCGCCGGCGTGCTGGTGACCGGTTCGATCTTCACGGTCGGCGACGCCCGGCTGCTGCTCAAGAGGGGCTGA
- a CDS encoding rod shape-determining protein encodes MDIGIDLGTANTLLYARGQGIVLNEPSVVAVQEGSRHALAVGAEAKETIGRTPGSITAIRPLRDGVISDYEAAEEMIRHFVRKAVPGRRRPRTRMVVCVPSGVTPVERRAIVHASVSAGARAVHLIEEPMAAAIGAGLPVSDPRGSMVVDIGGGTTEVAVISLGGIVVAQSLRVGGDRFDAAITDHVRKAHSLLVGERTAEDVKVAIGSAWPVPGGEEFERSVFTVRGREKVSGLPRTVELTVPEVREALDEPVEAVIAAVRVTLEECPPELAGDVMEHGIVLTGGGALLPGLDLRMASATGIPVFVADDPLDCVALGSGRCVEDFDGLQRVLGKAEPTR; translated from the coding sequence ATGGACATAGGCATCGATCTCGGCACGGCCAACACCCTCCTCTACGCGCGCGGGCAGGGCATCGTGCTCAACGAGCCGTCCGTGGTGGCGGTCCAGGAGGGCTCCCGGCACGCGCTCGCGGTCGGCGCCGAGGCGAAGGAGACGATCGGCCGGACGCCGGGCTCGATCACCGCGATCCGGCCGCTGCGGGACGGTGTGATCAGTGACTACGAGGCGGCCGAGGAGATGATCCGGCACTTCGTCCGCAAGGCGGTGCCGGGGCGGCGCCGCCCGCGCACCCGGATGGTGGTGTGCGTGCCGAGCGGGGTCACGCCGGTGGAGCGGCGGGCGATCGTGCACGCGTCGGTCTCGGCGGGCGCGCGCGCCGTCCACCTCATCGAGGAGCCGATGGCGGCGGCGATCGGGGCGGGACTTCCGGTCTCCGACCCGCGCGGCTCGATGGTGGTGGACATCGGCGGCGGCACGACCGAGGTGGCGGTGATCTCGCTCGGGGGGATCGTCGTCGCGCAGTCGCTGCGGGTCGGCGGGGACCGCTTCGACGCGGCGATCACCGACCACGTCCGCAAGGCGCACTCGCTGCTGGTCGGCGAGCGGACGGCGGAGGACGTGAAGGTGGCGATCGGCTCGGCGTGGCCGGTGCCGGGCGGCGAGGAGTTCGAGCGGAGCGTCTTCACCGTCCGCGGCCGGGAGAAGGTCAGCGGGCTGCCCCGGACGGTGGAGCTGACCGTCCCGGAGGTCCGCGAGGCGCTCGACGAGCCGGTGGAGGCGGTCATCGCGGCGGTGCGGGTGACCCTGGAGGAGTGCCCGCCGGAGCTGGCCGGCGACGTGATGGAGCACGGCATCGTGCTGACCGGCGGCGGGGCGCTGCTGCCGGGCCTGGACCTCAGGATGGCGTCGGCGACGGGCATCCCGGTCTTCGTGGCCGACGACCCGCTGGACTGCGTGGCCCTCGGCTCGGGCCGCTGCGTGGAGGACTTCGACGGCCTCCAGCGGGTCCTGGGGAAGGCGGAGCCGACGCGGTAG
- a CDS encoding sensor histidine kinase translates to MVRPSTLPALRRRVDRWAGSPRALDVVAALSAFALMVLDVPGLARADNSLTGVTATLVLAAGAATLVLRRRAPWVPYLVALALMGWLHEVTLIQFALYSIGRFRGRRAAVAATLLYVGVAYAYFQLPGWPAEQHGGTLSDFLSLIVPIGVLAAGVGIAAHRQDLVRALEVQRREAAARQAVQEERIQVGRDVHDLVGRELTVLAVRAEVLAVRARGEAHRKDFEELADTARRAHLMLNETLVRRADRDGATPGLEGLADLAAESERMGSPVELEVAEEVKALSPLRQTAVHRVVQECLTNAAKHAPGLPVRVRIGVEGPDLRIEVRNPLPKSPPDRAPVSTGTGLVSMDERVASMGGTFTAGEEDGHYVVRATLPSGLSR, encoded by the coding sequence ATGGTCCGCCCCTCCACCCTCCCCGCGCTGCGCCGCCGCGTGGACCGGTGGGCCGGCTCGCCCCGGGCCCTCGACGTCGTCGCCGCGCTCAGCGCCTTCGCGCTCATGGTCCTCGACGTGCCCGGCCTCGCCCGCGCCGACAACTCGCTCACCGGCGTCACCGCCACCCTGGTCCTCGCCGCCGGCGCCGCGACCCTGGTGCTGCGCCGCCGGGCGCCCTGGGTGCCGTACCTGGTCGCGCTCGCCCTGATGGGCTGGCTGCACGAGGTCACCCTCATCCAGTTCGCGCTCTACTCCATCGGCCGCTTCCGGGGCCGCCGGGCCGCCGTCGCCGCCACCCTGCTCTACGTCGGTGTCGCCTACGCCTACTTCCAGCTGCCCGGCTGGCCCGCCGAGCAGCACGGCGGCACCCTCAGCGACTTCCTCAGCCTGATCGTCCCCATCGGCGTCCTCGCCGCCGGCGTCGGCATCGCCGCCCACCGCCAGGACCTCGTCCGCGCCCTGGAGGTCCAGCGGCGCGAGGCCGCCGCCCGGCAGGCCGTCCAGGAGGAGCGCATCCAGGTCGGGCGGGACGTCCACGACCTGGTCGGACGCGAGCTGACCGTGCTCGCGGTCCGGGCCGAGGTGCTCGCCGTACGGGCCCGGGGCGAGGCGCACCGGAAGGACTTCGAGGAGCTCGCGGACACCGCACGGCGCGCCCACCTCATGCTGAACGAGACCCTCGTGCGGCGCGCCGACCGGGACGGTGCCACGCCCGGCCTGGAGGGCCTCGCGGACCTGGCCGCCGAGAGCGAGCGGATGGGCAGCCCGGTCGAGCTGGAGGTGGCCGAGGAGGTCAAGGCGCTCTCGCCGCTGCGGCAGACCGCCGTCCACCGGGTGGTCCAGGAGTGCCTGACGAACGCGGCCAAGCACGCGCCGGGCCTGCCGGTCCGGGTGCGGATCGGCGTCGAGGGACCGGACCTGAGGATCGAGGTCCGCAACCCGCTGCCGAAGTCCCCGCCGGACCGCGCGCCCGTCTCCACCGGCACCGGCCTCGTCTCGATGGACGAGCGGGTCGCCAGCATGGGCGGCACCTTCACGGCGGGGGAGGAGGACGGCCACTACGTGGTCCGGGCGACCCTTCCGTCCGGCCTCTCCCGCTGA
- a CDS encoding valine--tRNA ligase: MTENTQQQTAPTTELPTQYAPAEVEGPLYQRWVERGYFEADAKSEKPAYTIVIPPPNVTGSLHLGHAFEHTLIDALTRRKRMQGFETLWQPGMDHAGIATQNVVERELAKEGKSRHDLGREAFVERVWEWKAESGGQIAGQMRRLGEGLAWSRDRFTMDEGLSRAVQTVFKKMFDDGLIYRAERIINWCPRCLTAISDIEVDYQDDDGELVSMKYGEGDDTIVVATTRAETMLGDTAVAVHPDDERYAHLIGKQIKLPLTDRTIPVVADTHVDPEFGTGAVKVTPAHDPNDFAIGQRHDLESIEVLDERGVITTHGPFQGLDRFEARSAIVAALRAEGRIVAEKRPYVHSVGHCSRCKTTLEPRLSLQWWVKVETLAKAAGDAVRDGRVNIHPADMSQRYFDWVDNLNDWCISRQLWWGHRIPVWHGPNGELVCVGPDDEAPTGEGWTQDTDVLDTWFSSGLWPFSTLGWPERTPDLEKFYPNSVLVTGYDLMFFWVARMMMFGLYAMDGQPPFHTIAFHGMVRDEFGKKMSKSFGNTVNPLDWMDKYGSDALRFTLAKGANPGVDVPIGEDWVQASRNFANKIWNATRFAMMNGATVEGPLPDASAMSATDRWILSRLNKVVAEADAYYDDYQFAKLADALYHFAWDEVFDWYVELSKTTFFEGGEQAKVSARVLGEVLDVTLRLLHPIVPFVTDTLWTTLTGRESVVIAEWPKDSGFRDEAAEKEIELVQRVVTEVRRFRSDQGLQPGQKVPARLELDGTALAPHEAAIRQVLRLQPEGEGFSATASLPVAGATVALDLSGTIDVEAERKRLAKDLAAAEKEKAQAEAKLGNEAFLAKAPDNVVDKIKGRLAKADEDITRIRTQLEKLPQA, translated from the coding sequence GTGACCGAGAACACTCAGCAGCAGACAGCGCCCACCACCGAACTGCCGACCCAGTACGCGCCGGCCGAGGTAGAGGGGCCGCTGTACCAGCGCTGGGTAGAGCGCGGCTACTTCGAGGCCGACGCGAAGAGCGAGAAGCCGGCGTACACCATCGTCATCCCGCCGCCCAACGTCACCGGCTCGCTCCACCTGGGCCACGCCTTCGAGCACACGCTGATCGACGCCCTCACGCGCCGCAAGCGCATGCAAGGCTTCGAGACGCTGTGGCAGCCGGGCATGGACCACGCCGGCATCGCCACCCAGAACGTCGTCGAGCGTGAGCTCGCCAAGGAGGGCAAGTCCCGCCACGACCTGGGCCGCGAAGCCTTCGTCGAGCGCGTCTGGGAGTGGAAGGCCGAGTCCGGCGGCCAGATCGCCGGCCAGATGCGCCGCCTCGGCGAGGGCCTGGCCTGGAGCCGGGACCGCTTCACCATGGACGAGGGTCTGTCCCGTGCCGTCCAGACCGTCTTCAAGAAGATGTTCGACGACGGCCTGATCTACCGCGCCGAGCGCATCATCAACTGGTGCCCGCGCTGTCTGACGGCCATCTCCGACATCGAGGTCGACTACCAGGACGACGACGGCGAGCTCGTCTCCATGAAGTACGGCGAGGGTGACGACACCATCGTCGTCGCCACGACCCGCGCCGAGACGATGCTCGGTGACACGGCCGTCGCCGTCCACCCGGACGACGAGCGCTACGCCCACCTGATCGGCAAGCAGATCAAGCTGCCGCTGACCGACCGTACGATTCCCGTCGTCGCCGACACGCACGTCGACCCGGAGTTCGGCACCGGCGCCGTCAAGGTGACCCCGGCGCACGACCCGAACGACTTCGCCATCGGCCAGCGCCACGACCTCGAATCCATCGAGGTCCTCGACGAGCGCGGCGTGATCACCACCCACGGTCCCTTCCAGGGCCTGGACCGCTTCGAGGCCCGCTCCGCCATCGTCGCCGCCCTGCGCGCCGAGGGCCGGATCGTCGCCGAGAAGCGCCCGTACGTCCACTCCGTGGGCCACTGCTCGCGCTGCAAGACGACGCTGGAGCCGCGTCTGTCCCTGCAGTGGTGGGTGAAGGTCGAGACCCTGGCCAAGGCGGCCGGTGACGCGGTCCGTGACGGTCGGGTCAACATCCACCCGGCCGACATGTCGCAGCGCTACTTCGACTGGGTCGACAACCTCAACGACTGGTGCATCTCGCGCCAGCTGTGGTGGGGCCACCGCATCCCCGTCTGGCACGGCCCGAACGGCGAGCTGGTCTGCGTCGGCCCCGACGACGAGGCGCCCACGGGCGAGGGCTGGACGCAGGACACCGACGTCCTCGACACGTGGTTCTCGTCCGGCCTGTGGCCGTTCTCCACGCTCGGCTGGCCGGAGCGGACGCCGGACCTGGAGAAGTTCTACCCGAACTCCGTCCTGGTCACCGGCTACGACCTCATGTTCTTCTGGGTCGCCCGGATGATGATGTTCGGCCTGTACGCGATGGACGGCCAGCCGCCGTTCCACACGATCGCGTTCCACGGCATGGTCCGCGACGAGTTCGGCAAGAAGATGTCGAAGTCGTTCGGGAACACGGTCAACCCGCTGGACTGGATGGACAAGTACGGCTCCGACGCCCTGCGCTTCACCCTGGCCAAGGGCGCCAACCCGGGCGTCGACGTCCCGATCGGCGAGGACTGGGTCCAGGCGTCCCGTAACTTCGCCAACAAGATCTGGAACGCCACCCGCTTCGCGATGATGAACGGCGCGACGGTCGAGGGCCCGCTGCCGGACGCCTCCGCGATGTCGGCGACCGACCGCTGGATCCTGTCCCGCCTGAACAAGGTCGTCGCCGAGGCGGACGCCTACTACGACGACTACCAGTTCGCGAAGCTCGCCGACGCGCTCTACCACTTCGCCTGGGACGAGGTCTTCGACTGGTACGTCGAGCTGTCGAAGACGACGTTCTTCGAGGGCGGCGAGCAGGCCAAGGTCTCGGCCCGCGTCCTGGGCGAGGTCCTTGACGTCACCCTGCGGCTGCTCCACCCGATCGTCCCGTTCGTCACGGACACCCTGTGGACCACGCTGACGGGCCGCGAGTCGGTCGTCATCGCCGAGTGGCCGAAGGACTCCGGCTTCCGCGACGAGGCCGCGGAGAAGGAGATCGAGCTGGTCCAGCGGGTCGTCACCGAGGTCCGCCGCTTCCGCTCCGACCAGGGCCTCCAGCCCGGTCAGAAGGTCCCGGCCCGCCTGGAGCTGGACGGCACGGCGCTCGCGCCGCACGAGGCGGCCATCCGCCAGGTGCTGCGCCTCCAGCCGGAGGGCGAGGGCTTCTCGGCCACCGCCTCCCTGCCGGTCGCCGGCGCCACCGTCGCGCTCGACCTGTCGGGCACCATCGACGTCGAGGCCGAGCGCAAGCGCCTCGCCAAGGACCTGGCCGCCGCCGAGAAGGAGAAGGCCCAGGCCGAGGCCAAGCTCGGCAACGAGGCGTTCCTCGCCAAGGCCCCCGACAACGTCGTGGACAAGATCAAGGGCCGCCTCGCCAAGGCGGACGAGGACATCACCCGCATCCGCACCCAGCTGGAGAAGCTGCCGCAGGCGTGA